The proteins below come from a single Megalops cyprinoides isolate fMegCyp1 chromosome 5, fMegCyp1.pri, whole genome shotgun sequence genomic window:
- the LOC118777694 gene encoding serine/threonine-protein kinase PLK2-like, whose amino-acid sequence MDILRTIAYQPTNNNKMCEHTLNKSCEIKRKKSEDNTQVPPEMSRIITDSTTGKCYCRGKVLGKGGFAKCYEFTDLATNKVYAAKIIPHTRVSKPHQREKIDREIELHRVLHHKHIVHFYHHFEDKDNIYILLEYCSRRSLAHILKARKVLTEPEVRYYLRQIVSGIKYLHEQEILHRDLKLGNFFINESMELKVGDFGLAAKLEPLENRRRTICGTPNYLSPEVLNKQGHGCESDVWALGCVMYTMLLGRPPFETTNLKETYRCIREARYSMPSSLSPPAKLLIASMLSKSPEDRPGLEDILRHDFFTQGFTPDRLSASCCHSAPDFHLSSPAKNFFKKAAAALFGGKKDKAKYYENLNKLTKEEEEIYKLSHDLRKMSISQQPCKQPSEDAKPPVAPAGKPVVLVKENNKQQIRDTIRMIVRGTLGSCSSSSECLEDSTMGSVADTVTRVLRGCLENMPEASDIPKENVSSSFQWVTKWVDYSNKYGFGYQLSDHIVGVLFNNGTHMSLLSDKKTVHYYAELGQCSIFSTSDAPEQFISQVTILKYFAHYMEENLMDGGDLPSVADTRKPRLYLLQWLKSDRALMMLFNDGTFQVNFYHDHTKIILCNQSEEYLLTYINEDRVSTTLRLSTLLMSGCSADLRNRMEYALNMLLQRCN is encoded by the exons ATGGATATACTCAGGACTATCGCTTATCAGCCTaccaacaacaataaaatgtgcGAGCACACCCTCAACAAATCCTGTGAGATTAAAAGGAAGAAATCTGAGGACAACACACAAGTACCTCCTGAGATGTCGCGGATCATTACAGACTCCACAACGGGGAAATGCTATTGCCGAGGAAAAGTGCTTGGAAAG GGAGGTTTTGCCAAATGTTACGAATTTACGGACTTGGCGACCAATAAAGTGTATGCTGCGAAAATTATTCCTCACACACGCGTGTCCAAGCCGCACCAAAGGGAAAAG ATTGACAGAGAAATAGAACTGCACAGAGTTCTTCACCACAAACACATCGTACACTTCTACCATCACTTCGAGGATAAAGACAACATTTACATCCTACTAGAATACTGCAGCAGAAGG tcCTTGGCGCACATTTTGAAGGCACGCAAAGTGCTCACGGAGCCAGAGGTGAGGTACTACCTCAGACAGATTGTGTCGGGAATAAAGTACCTCCACGAGCAAGAGATCCTGCACAGAGACCTGAAACTTG GCAACTTCTTTATCAACGAATCAATGGAGCTGAAAGTGGGGGACTTTGGTCTGGCCGCAAAGCTGGAACCGCTAGAGAACAGGAGGAGGACAATCTGCGGGACGCCCAACTACCTGTCCCCTGAGGTCTTGAACAAGCAGGGGCACGGGTGCGAGTCAGACGTTTGGGCGCTTGGCTGCGTCAT GTACACCATGCTCCTTGGGAGGCCCCCTTTTGAGACCACCAACCTGAAGGAGACGTACAGGTGCATCCGGGAGGCCCGGTACTCCatgccctcctctctgtccccgcCGGCCAAGCTGCTGATCGCCAGCATGCTGTCCAAAAGCCCAGAGGACCGGCCCGGCCTGGAGGATATCCTGAGGCACGACTTCTTCACCCAG GGCTTCACGCCTGACCGCCTGTCTGCAAGCTGTTGTCACTCGGCCCCAGACTTCCACCTCTCCAGCCCTGCCAAGAACTTCTTCAAGAAGGCAGCGGCTGCCCTGTTTGGGGGCAAGAAGGACAAGGCCAAGTACTACGAGAACCTAA ATAAACTAaccaaagaggaagaggaaatctACAAGCTCAGTCACGACCTGAGGAAGATGTCCATCAGCCAGCAGCCTTGCAAGCAGCCATCTGAG GATGCTAAGCCCCCAGTTGCTCCCGCCGGGAAGCCAGTTGTTCTGGTGAAGGAGAACAACAAGCAGCAGATAAGAGACACCATCCGGATGATCGTGCGGGGCACCCtcggcagctgcagcagcagcagtgaat GTCTTGAAGACAGCACCATGGGCAGTGTGGCTGACACTGTCACCAGAGTCCTCAGGGGCTGCCTTGAGAACATGCCAGAAG CCAGCGACATTCCGAAAGAGAACGTAAGCAGCAGCTTCCAGTGGGTGACTAAATGGGTGGACTACTCCAACAAGTACGGCTTCGGGTACCAGCTTTCGGACCACATCGTGGGTGTGCTCTTCAACAACGGCACCCACATGAGCCTGCTCTCCGACAAGAA GACAGTGCACTACTACGCTGAGCTGGGCCAGTGCTCCATCTTCTCCACGTCGGACGCCCCCGAGCAGTTCATCAGCCAGGTCACCATCCTCAAGTACTTTGCGCACTACATGGAGGAGAACCTGATGGAT GGCGGCGATTTGCCAAGTGTTGCCGACACCCGCAAGCCGAGGCTCTACCTCCTGCAGTGGCTCAAGTCTGACCGCGCTTTGATGATGCTCTTCAATGATGGCACGTTCCAG GTGAACTTCTACCATGACCACACCAAGATCATCCTGTGCAACCAGAGCGAGGAGTACCTGCTGACATACATCAACGAGGACCGCGTCTCCACCACCCTCAGACTGAGCACCCTGCTGATGTCAGGCTGCTCCGCTGACCTACGCAACAGGATGGAGTACGCCCTCAACATGCTCCTTCAGAGGTGCAACTGA